From the Pedobacter cryoconitis genome, one window contains:
- a CDS encoding histidine decarboxylase has translation MKTQLNTQDNDRLSTYMKMAEERSKYFIGYPIAQDFDYSELYPLLKLPLNNVGDPWVESTYDLNSRSLELEVLEFFAELFNAPAKNWWGYVTNGGSEGNLYGLYVARELYPNGIVYYSEATHYSVQKNIQLLNLRSIVIRTQENGEMDYEDLNAMVQMHRDQPVIILANIGTTMMEAKDDLKQIQQILRKQAIKNHYIHCDAALAGTYSALLDLKPGFDFANGTDSMAISGHKFIGSPIPCGLVLVKKNYKDRIGKAIPYIGTVDTTITGSRNGHSPIFMWYAIKKLGKEGLKQRALECLEIAAYTVKTMNAIGVKAWTNPSALTVVFPAPSIALRQKWQIATEDGNSHVICMPGVSKEQIDHFVADLKEDLVANVPLAG, from the coding sequence ATGAAAACACAATTGAACACTCAGGATAATGATCGTCTGAGTACTTATATGAAAATGGCAGAGGAACGCTCAAAATATTTTATTGGGTATCCTATTGCGCAAGACTTTGATTATTCAGAGTTATACCCGTTGCTTAAACTGCCTTTAAATAATGTGGGTGATCCATGGGTAGAGTCTACTTATGACCTGAATTCGCGTTCGCTGGAACTGGAAGTTTTAGAATTTTTCGCAGAACTGTTTAATGCACCTGCAAAGAACTGGTGGGGATATGTAACCAACGGTGGATCGGAAGGAAACTTATATGGTTTATATGTAGCGAGAGAATTATATCCGAATGGAATCGTTTATTATTCGGAAGCAACTCATTACAGTGTACAAAAGAATATCCAGTTATTGAATCTGCGTAGTATTGTGATCAGAACACAGGAAAACGGGGAAATGGATTATGAGGATTTAAATGCAATGGTACAAATGCACCGTGATCAGCCTGTAATTATCCTGGCCAATATTGGTACAACGATGATGGAAGCGAAAGATGACTTAAAGCAGATCCAGCAAATTTTACGCAAACAGGCGATAAAAAATCATTACATCCATTGTGATGCAGCTTTAGCAGGTACTTACAGTGCACTATTAGATCTTAAACCGGGGTTTGATTTTGCAAATGGTACAGATAGTATGGCGATTAGCGGACACAAATTTATTGGCTCGCCTATTCCTTGCGGGTTGGTACTGGTTAAAAAGAACTATAAAGACAGAATCGGGAAAGCAATTCCTTATATAGGCACAGTGGATACTACAATTACTGGCAGCCGTAATGGTCACAGTCCCATCTTTATGTGGTATGCGATTAAGAAATTAGGCAAAGAAGGGTTGAAGCAGCGTGCGCTGGAATGTCTGGAAATCGCAGCTTATACGGTTAAAACTATGAATGCCATCGGCGTTAAAGCATGGACTAATCCTTCGGCATTAACGGTTGTATTTCCTGCTCCTTCTATCGCATTGAGACAGAAATGGCAGATTGCAACTGAAGATGGTAACAGCCATGTAATCTGTATGCCTGGCGTAAGTAAGGAACAGATTGATCACTTTGTTGCTGATTTAAAAGAAGACCTGGTTGCGAATGTGCCTTTGGCAGGTTAA